One Citricoccus sp. K5 DNA window includes the following coding sequences:
- a CDS encoding 2-keto-4-pentenoate hydratase, with amino-acid sequence MLDHSTHTAIADELHQAGEDRTPVPLLTARYPDMGIEDSYAVQGIWARRQIDAGRKKAGHKIGLTSKAMQDATGIDEPDYGVIFDDMVMESGHVFEWSRYTHPRVEMELAFVLKDTLAGPGVTLFDVLRATEYVVPALEVLDSRIEMEGRTITDTISDNAAMGAMVFGGRPVAPDAVDLRWVAGMLSRNQEIIETGVAAGVLNHPANGVHWLANRIAGHGDVLEAGEIILAGSFTRPMWVYAGDTVYADYGNLGTVTCQFA; translated from the coding sequence ATGCTCGACCACTCAACGCACACGGCGATCGCCGACGAGTTGCACCAGGCCGGTGAGGACCGGACGCCGGTTCCGCTGCTCACGGCGCGGTACCCGGACATGGGGATCGAGGACTCCTACGCGGTCCAGGGGATCTGGGCCCGGCGGCAGATCGACGCCGGCCGGAAGAAGGCAGGTCACAAGATCGGCCTGACCTCCAAGGCCATGCAGGACGCCACCGGGATCGACGAACCGGACTACGGGGTGATCTTCGACGACATGGTGATGGAGTCCGGCCACGTCTTCGAGTGGTCGCGCTACACGCATCCGAGGGTCGAGATGGAGCTGGCCTTCGTGCTGAAGGACACCCTGGCGGGCCCGGGGGTGACGCTGTTCGACGTCCTGCGCGCCACCGAGTATGTGGTGCCGGCGCTGGAGGTGCTGGACTCCCGGATCGAGATGGAGGGGCGCACGATCACGGACACGATCAGTGACAACGCCGCGATGGGCGCCATGGTGTTCGGCGGCCGACCGGTCGCTCCCGATGCCGTGGACCTGCGCTGGGTGGCAGGGATGCTGTCCCGGAACCAGGAGATCATCGAGACGGGCGTGGCCGCCGGGGTGCTCAACCACCCGGCCAACGGGGTGCACTGGCTGGCGAACCGGATCGCCGGGCACGGGGACGTGCTGGAGGCCGGGGAGATCATCCTGGCCGGCTCCTTCACCCGGCCCATGTGGGTCTATGCCGGGGACACCGTCTACGCCGACTACGGGAACCTGGGGACCGTGACATGCCAATTCGCCTAG
- a CDS encoding HpcH/HpaI aldolase/citrate lyase family protein yields the protein MPIRLEPQPSFKDLFSAQARADRDGRAPAGMFINSADPSVTEICASAGMDFLLVDGEHAPLGLETIQSQLRAMAGYPVIPMVRVPVLDPVLVKQYLDLGAQSLVIPMVDSVEDAERAVRAMHYPPRGMRGVGSALARSARWNRVPDYLARAGDLVTLVVQIESAAAVAAAGQIAAVDGVDGIFIGPSDLAASMGLIGQQNHPDVVAAVKTVIGQAREAGRFVGVNAFAPDQARDYLAAGADFVNVAADVALLARATEALADTWCATGTAE from the coding sequence ATGCCAATTCGCCTAGAACCGCAGCCCAGTTTCAAGGACCTGTTCAGCGCGCAGGCGCGCGCCGACCGGGACGGCCGGGCCCCGGCCGGGATGTTCATCAACTCGGCCGACCCGTCCGTCACCGAGATCTGTGCCTCTGCCGGCATGGACTTCCTCCTGGTCGACGGCGAGCACGCCCCGCTGGGCCTGGAGACCATCCAGTCCCAGCTGCGGGCCATGGCCGGGTACCCGGTCATCCCCATGGTCCGCGTGCCCGTCCTGGACCCCGTGCTGGTCAAGCAGTACCTGGACCTGGGGGCGCAGTCCCTCGTCATCCCGATGGTGGACAGCGTCGAGGATGCCGAGCGGGCCGTCCGGGCGATGCACTACCCGCCGCGCGGGATGCGCGGGGTCGGGTCCGCCCTGGCGCGCTCGGCGCGCTGGAACCGGGTCCCGGACTACCTGGCCCGTGCCGGGGACCTGGTGACCCTGGTGGTGCAGATCGAGTCCGCGGCCGCCGTCGCCGCCGCCGGGCAGATCGCGGCCGTGGACGGAGTGGACGGGATCTTCATCGGCCCCTCCGACCTGGCCGCCTCCATGGGACTGATCGGGCAGCAGAACCACCCGGACGTCGTCGCCGCGGTGAAGACCGTGATCGGGCAGGCCCGGGAGGCCGGCCGGTTCGTCGGCGTCAACGCGTTCGCCCCGGACCAGGCCCGGGACTACCTGGCCGCCGGCGCCGATTTCGTCAACGTGGCGGCCGACGTCGCCCTGCTGGCCCGCGCCACCGAGGCCCTCGCCGACACCTGGTGTGCCACCGGCACCGCCGAATAG